From Haloarcula hispanica ATCC 33960, the proteins below share one genomic window:
- a CDS encoding type IV pilin: MGLKDSWNDLGTAGKVLVGLGVGVAVLFILIPIIIIVAAIIASFVLGMGSSGGDVAVAPQASFTFEYEETTDGVVAVVTHDGGDTISAEQLTIEVADGRTVGWDDDDGEVTAGDQSRVSVEDGAEVSLVWHGDDQTTVLAKGTAQASEF; encoded by the coding sequence GTGGGACTAAAAGATTCGTGGAACGATCTCGGTACCGCCGGAAAGGTACTCGTCGGACTGGGCGTCGGCGTGGCTGTCCTGTTCATCCTGATTCCGATCATCATCATCGTCGCGGCGATAATTGCGTCCTTCGTACTGGGCATGGGTAGCAGTGGCGGCGACGTAGCTGTGGCCCCGCAGGCCTCGTTCACGTTCGAGTACGAGGAGACGACAGACGGCGTCGTTGCCGTCGTGACACATGACGGTGGTGATACGATCAGTGCAGAGCAACTCACTATCGAAGTGGCGGACGGACGAACAGTGGGGTGGGACGATGACGACGGCGAGGTGACCGCCGGCGACCAGTCACGCGTTAGCGTCGAAGACGGAGCTGAAGTCAGCCTCGTTTGGCACGGGGACGACCAGACAACGGTGCTCGCAAAGGGTACCGCTCAGGCAAGCGAGTTCTGA
- a CDS encoding type II/IV secretion system ATPase subunit: MTDHGRAKPSDELRQMAARRPHLRDHLKKFKQITGEFPMLIDEADDEYETNRPNVLYPVGGPIFCHIYGDVGQDMKYYAIEPELDEDERAVFGKVRNRLLQRSVNKPAPENEAQFDDRIEELLQETTKVRDEDSDSGVLTRLSNLTDVNSVEVTQETYENILYRLNRDIVGLGPLEPVMRDPANEDIHVIGRSECHVDHGVYGMLETTVEWQSEEAFDQWLRNMGERMGDPVSDSDPIVDSTLPDGSRLNLIYSDDVSLKGPSLTIRQGDDVPLSIFQITKWMTLSPQLAAYLWLCLENEQTVFVVGETASGKTTTLNAITSFIPDDAKIYTAEDTAEVLPPHNTWQQLLTREGEDEGTSIDMFDLVAAALRSRPDYIIVGEVRGEEGRMAFQAAQTGHPVMLTFHASDIVSMIQRFTGEPINVPETFMDVADVALFQNRVKQGDQVLRRVTSVQEIEGYSKEMDGVVTRQVFNWDPVEDEIIFQGMNNSFVLEEQIATLLGYEDTRDIYDDLQFRADMIERAIQEGILGYHEVNDFISDFQRDGVEGIPFNIARPD, encoded by the coding sequence ATGACAGACCACGGACGTGCGAAACCGTCGGACGAACTTCGGCAGATGGCAGCGCGGCGGCCCCACCTGCGGGACCACCTGAAGAAGTTCAAGCAGATCACCGGTGAGTTCCCAATGCTCATCGACGAGGCCGACGACGAGTACGAGACGAACCGGCCGAACGTGCTCTACCCGGTCGGCGGCCCCATCTTCTGTCATATCTACGGCGACGTGGGCCAGGACATGAAGTACTACGCCATCGAGCCGGAACTCGACGAGGACGAGCGGGCCGTCTTCGGAAAGGTCCGGAACCGTCTGCTCCAGCGCAGCGTCAACAAGCCCGCGCCCGAAAACGAAGCCCAGTTCGACGACCGTATCGAGGAACTCCTGCAGGAAACCACCAAAGTCCGAGACGAAGACAGCGACAGCGGCGTCCTCACGCGCCTGTCGAACCTGACCGACGTGAACAGCGTCGAGGTCACACAGGAGACCTACGAGAACATCCTCTACCGGCTGAACCGCGACATCGTCGGCCTCGGCCCGCTCGAACCGGTCATGCGCGACCCGGCCAACGAGGACATTCACGTTATCGGCCGCAGCGAATGTCACGTCGACCACGGGGTCTACGGGATGCTCGAAACCACTGTCGAGTGGCAGAGCGAGGAGGCCTTCGACCAGTGGCTCCGCAACATGGGCGAACGGATGGGTGACCCGGTCTCTGACTCGGACCCTATCGTCGACTCGACGCTGCCGGACGGGTCGCGTCTGAACCTTATCTACTCCGACGACGTGAGCCTCAAAGGCCCGTCGCTCACCATCCGTCAGGGCGACGACGTTCCGCTCTCGATTTTCCAGATTACCAAGTGGATGACGCTGTCGCCGCAACTGGCCGCGTATCTCTGGCTCTGTCTGGAGAACGAACAGACGGTGTTCGTGGTCGGGGAGACGGCGTCCGGGAAGACGACGACGCTGAACGCCATCACCTCGTTCATCCCCGACGACGCGAAGATCTACACCGCGGAGGACACCGCCGAGGTGCTGCCCCCGCACAACACCTGGCAGCAACTCCTCACTCGTGAAGGCGAAGACGAGGGGACCAGTATCGACATGTTCGACCTCGTCGCCGCTGCACTGCGTTCCCGCCCCGACTACATCATCGTCGGGGAGGTTCGTGGTGAGGAAGGGCGGATGGCGTTCCAGGCCGCCCAGACCGGCCACCCGGTGATGCTGACCTTCCACGCGAGCGACATCGTCTCGATGATTCAGCGCTTCACCGGCGAACCGATCAACGTCCCCGAGACGTTCATGGACGTGGCCGACGTGGCGCTGTTCCAGAACCGCGTCAAGCAGGGCGATCAGGTCCTGCGCCGCGTGACGAGCGTTCAGGAGATCGAGGGGTACTCGAAGGAGATGGACGGTGTCGTCACCCGGCAGGTGTTCAACTGGGACCCCGTCGAGGACGAGATCATCTTCCAGGGGATGAACAACTCCTTCGTCCTCGAAGAGCAGATAGCGACCCTCCTGGGGTACGAGGACACGCGTGACATCTACGACGACCTCCAGTTCCGTGCTGACATGATCGAGCGGGCCATCCAGGAGGGGATTCTGGGGTATCACGAAGTCAACGACTTCATCTCGGACTTCCAGCGTGACGGCGTCGAAGGGATTCCGTTCAACATCGCCAGGCCTGACTAA
- the gnd gene encoding phosphogluconate dehydrogenase (NAD(+)-dependent, decarboxylating): protein MELGVIGLGRMGRIVVDRVLEAGHEVVVFDIDEKSVADAAEAGAQPASSIADLAAKLGSEKRIWLMVPAGDPVDAALDELAPSLDDDDIVVDGGNSYFEDSVRRAESTDAAYLDCGTSGGPAGAELGFSLMVGGPQWAYDELVPVFDAVATGPDGHDRMGPAGSGHYVKMVHNGVEYALMQTYGEGFELLANGRYDLDLESVANTWNNGAVIRSWLLELCEEAFREEGNDLGDVADRVEGGSTGTWTVQEALEQEVPIPLIYQSLAERFGSRADDGRFSRRLASRLRYGFGRHDVPRRT from the coding sequence ATGGAACTTGGCGTCATCGGACTCGGACGCATGGGCCGAATCGTGGTCGACCGCGTGCTCGAAGCCGGCCACGAGGTCGTCGTCTTCGATATCGACGAGAAGAGCGTCGCCGACGCAGCTGAAGCCGGTGCACAGCCGGCATCGTCCATCGCCGACCTCGCGGCGAAACTCGGCTCGGAGAAACGAATCTGGCTGATGGTCCCAGCCGGGGACCCGGTCGACGCCGCGCTGGATGAACTGGCCCCATCACTGGACGATGACGATATCGTGGTCGACGGCGGTAATTCCTACTTCGAGGACTCGGTTCGCCGTGCCGAGTCGACCGATGCGGCCTACCTCGACTGTGGCACCTCCGGCGGCCCCGCCGGTGCGGAGCTGGGCTTCTCGCTGATGGTCGGCGGCCCGCAGTGGGCCTACGACGAACTGGTTCCCGTCTTCGACGCCGTCGCGACCGGCCCCGACGGCCACGACCGGATGGGGCCGGCGGGGTCGGGCCACTACGTCAAGATGGTTCACAACGGGGTCGAGTACGCGCTGATGCAGACCTACGGCGAGGGCTTCGAACTGCTGGCTAACGGCCGGTACGACCTCGATCTGGAATCGGTCGCAAACACCTGGAACAACGGGGCCGTCATCCGCTCGTGGCTGCTGGAGCTCTGCGAGGAAGCGTTCCGCGAGGAGGGCAACGACCTCGGCGACGTGGCCGACCGCGTCGAAGGCGGGTCGACTGGGACGTGGACCGTGCAAGAAGCGCTCGAACAGGAGGTGCCGATCCCGCTCATCTACCAGTCGTTGGCCGAGCGGTTCGGCTCGCGGGCCGACGACGGCCGCTTCTCGCGCCGCCTCGCCAGCCGCCTCCGATACGGCTTCGGTCGCCACGACGTCCCACGTCGGACGTGA
- the flaJ gene encoding archaellar assembly protein FlaJ, with translation MAQGEAESGLDLTISETIQSLVESYRQMTIPLERYLFLILLPAVAFFVISTVVALLLDQPLAVRAPIPLLGFLVMASAIFYPKILLSQRKRELNNRFHLLITHMTVLATTKIDRMEVFRTLAEEDEYGELAMEMHRIVQLVDTWNLSLDDACRRRAKQVPSRAVSDFFDRLAYTLGAGQGLDDYLLTEQEQIIQHYSTVYKSSLDSLEVMKDLYLSMILSMTFALVFAVVLPVLTGTNPTMTVSAVIVMFVFVQTGFYLAIRSMAPYDPVWFHPVDYPSPIESKLNKSMVAGVGLSMLLVFITLGGMLGISPITLNDLFFMFDEVPLPLYAAAPITPMLIPGIAFRQEEQRIKDRDSEFPNFIRALGATEGAKQSTTGAVLRTLRKKDFGALSPNIDNLYKRLNMRIEPTSAWRFFTADCRSYLIQTFSEMYLIGREMGGSPKQLGELISENMNQVLQLRQKRKQAATTLVGLLYGMTAASTFAFFIGLQVVNILADMSLNLSTGSRLDAASLINTSVYNIPLIEFLLIIIIMFGAMLSSLMIRTVDGGHNANTYMHFVVLSWIGAITGTFTKWLVSQFLSI, from the coding sequence ATGGCACAGGGCGAAGCCGAAAGCGGACTCGACCTGACGATATCCGAGACGATCCAGTCGCTCGTGGAGTCCTACCGCCAGATGACGATCCCGCTGGAGCGGTATCTCTTCCTCATCCTGCTACCAGCCGTCGCCTTTTTCGTTATTTCGACGGTCGTCGCCTTGCTGCTGGATCAACCCCTTGCGGTCCGAGCACCGATTCCCCTGCTTGGATTTCTGGTGATGGCGTCGGCGATTTTCTACCCAAAGATCCTCCTGAGCCAGCGCAAACGCGAACTCAACAACCGGTTTCACCTGCTTATCACGCACATGACCGTGCTCGCGACGACGAAAATCGACCGCATGGAAGTGTTCCGAACGCTGGCCGAGGAAGACGAGTACGGCGAACTCGCGATGGAGATGCACCGCATCGTCCAGCTAGTCGACACCTGGAACCTGAGCCTCGACGACGCCTGCCGTCGCCGGGCCAAACAGGTCCCGAGCCGCGCAGTTTCGGACTTCTTCGACCGCCTCGCGTACACGCTCGGGGCCGGACAGGGACTCGACGATTACCTCCTGACTGAACAGGAGCAGATCATCCAGCACTACTCGACGGTGTACAAGAGCTCGCTCGACAGCCTGGAAGTCATGAAGGACCTCTACCTCTCGATGATTCTGTCGATGACGTTCGCGCTGGTGTTCGCCGTCGTCCTGCCGGTGCTGACCGGAACGAACCCGACGATGACCGTCAGCGCCGTCATCGTGATGTTCGTGTTCGTCCAGACCGGCTTCTACCTCGCCATCCGCTCGATGGCCCCCTACGACCCGGTGTGGTTCCACCCGGTCGACTACCCGTCGCCGATCGAGTCCAAACTCAACAAATCGATGGTCGCCGGTGTGGGGCTGTCGATGCTGCTCGTGTTCATCACGCTTGGGGGGATGCTCGGCATCTCGCCGATCACGCTGAACGACCTCTTTTTCATGTTCGACGAGGTGCCGCTGCCGCTGTACGCCGCCGCGCCGATCACGCCGATGCTCATCCCCGGCATCGCCTTCCGACAGGAAGAACAGCGCATCAAGGACCGGGACTCCGAGTTCCCGAACTTCATCCGTGCGCTCGGGGCGACCGAGGGCGCGAAGCAGTCGACGACCGGTGCGGTGCTTCGTACCCTCCGCAAGAAGGACTTCGGCGCGCTCTCGCCCAACATCGATAATCTCTACAAACGACTGAATATGCGGATCGAGCCGACCTCTGCCTGGCGCTTTTTTACCGCCGACTGTCGCTCCTATCTCATCCAGACCTTCTCCGAGATGTACCTCATCGGCCGCGAGATGGGTGGATCGCCAAAGCAACTGGGCGAGCTTATCTCCGAGAACATGAATCAGGTGCTGCAACTCCGCCAGAAGCGCAAGCAGGCGGCAACGACGCTTGTGGGCCTCCTCTACGGGATGACCGCCGCGTCGACCTTCGCCTTCTTCATCGGCCTGCAGGTCGTCAACATCCTCGCCGACATGTCACTCAACCTGTCCACTGGGAGCCGACTCGACGCCGCCTCGCTCATCAATACCAGCGTCTACAACATCCCGCTCATCGAGTTCCTGCTGATCATCATTATCATGTTCGGCGCGATGCTGTCATCGTTGATGATCCGGACCGTTGACGGTGGCCACAACGCCAACACCTACATGCACTTCGTGGTGCTCTCGTGGATCGGCGCAATTACTGGGACGTTTACGAAGTGGCTGGTGTCGCAGTTCCTCTCTATCTAG
- a CDS encoding 2Fe-2S iron-sulfur cluster-binding protein — MVELVGLAAGATLTLIVVALHYAKGTGWEAPEDISQEVLEQRAATVPETDFPEPYNRSIGGGGATAIPAGEAEGELGEGEEAEEEDEGFDPDDIAEDEVEYYEIEFAKEGETIEVANNEPLLDAGEEEGWDLPYACREGQCISCAGHIEDGPAEDYIRHSNNDSLMDDDMEEGYCLTCVAYPTSDFTLETGESP; from the coding sequence ATGGTAGAACTCGTTGGACTCGCCGCCGGGGCCACGCTCACCCTGATAGTGGTCGCGCTCCACTACGCCAAAGGGACCGGTTGGGAGGCACCGGAAGACATCTCCCAGGAGGTCCTCGAGCAGCGGGCCGCGACAGTCCCCGAGACGGACTTCCCGGAGCCGTACAACCGCTCTATCGGTGGTGGCGGTGCCACAGCGATTCCGGCTGGTGAGGCCGAAGGCGAACTCGGCGAAGGCGAGGAGGCCGAAGAGGAGGACGAGGGCTTCGACCCCGACGACATCGCCGAGGACGAGGTCGAGTACTACGAGATCGAATTCGCCAAGGAGGGTGAAACGATCGAGGTCGCCAACAACGAGCCGCTCCTTGACGCCGGCGAGGAGGAAGGCTGGGACCTCCCCTATGCCTGCCGCGAGGGCCAGTGTATCTCCTGTGCCGGCCACATCGAGGACGGCCCGGCCGAGGACTACATCCGCCACAGCAACAACGATTCGCTGATGGACGACGACATGGAGGAGGGGTACTGCCTGACCTGTGTCGCGTACCCGACCAGCGACTTCACCCTTGAAACTGGCGAGTCACCTTGA
- a CDS encoding ATPase domain-containing protein: MSIASTDLFSLGLDDHDRLNKELGGGIPPGSIILVEGDYGAGKSAMSQRFTYGLCEEGHEVTYLSTELTVGSFLDQMHSLSYDMVDHILDEDVLFLHADIGESNALTGGDEQSERKELLKRLMEAEVMWDADVVVIDTFDAILRNDPKFEALVRQNEERQAALEVISYFRDVISQGKCIMLTVDPSTLDEEAIGPFRAIADVFIELEMIEVGNDVRRQINVLRFAGMGEQVGDTIGFSVRSGTGIVIESRSVA, from the coding sequence ATGAGTATCGCAAGTACTGACCTATTCTCGCTCGGACTGGACGATCACGACCGACTGAACAAGGAACTGGGCGGCGGTATCCCGCCCGGCAGTATCATCCTCGTCGAGGGTGACTACGGGGCCGGCAAATCCGCCATGAGCCAGCGGTTCACCTACGGCCTTTGTGAGGAGGGCCACGAAGTGACCTACCTCTCGACGGAACTCACCGTCGGGAGCTTCCTCGACCAGATGCACTCGCTGTCGTATGACATGGTCGACCACATCCTCGACGAGGACGTGCTGTTCCTGCACGCCGACATCGGCGAGTCGAACGCGCTCACCGGCGGTGACGAACAGTCCGAGCGGAAGGAACTCCTCAAGCGGCTGATGGAGGCTGAAGTGATGTGGGACGCCGACGTCGTCGTCATCGACACGTTCGACGCCATCCTCCGGAACGATCCCAAGTTCGAAGCCCTCGTTCGGCAAAACGAGGAACGACAGGCCGCACTGGAGGTCATCTCCTACTTCCGGGATGTCATCTCACAGGGCAAATGCATCATGCTCACCGTCGACCCGTCGACGCTGGACGAGGAGGCTATCGGTCCGTTCCGGGCCATCGCCGACGTGTTCATCGAACTGGAGATGATCGAGGTCGGCAACGACGTGCGCCGGCAGATCAACGTCCTCCGATTCGCCGGCATGGGCGAACAGGTCGGTGACACCATCGGGTTCTCGGTCCGCTCGGGAACCGGCATCGTCATCGAATCGCGCAGCGTCGCCTAG
- a CDS encoding flagellar protein F: MGFSVSGSAAVIFVAAFIGFGMFYSATANSFERVNDAREDQRDQLLDQQNTDISLVSATWNASGSENLVVTVDNTGSETLSVEATDLLVDNDYQAGYDTTVDTDPSTDIWASQERLEITVTSLSSQPDRVKVVTENGIAETMVVS; encoded by the coding sequence ATGGGATTCAGCGTTAGCGGCTCGGCAGCCGTCATCTTCGTGGCCGCGTTCATCGGCTTCGGAATGTTCTATTCCGCGACCGCGAACAGCTTCGAGCGCGTCAACGACGCTCGCGAGGACCAGCGAGACCAGCTGCTCGACCAGCAAAACACCGACATCTCGCTTGTCTCGGCGACATGGAACGCGAGCGGCAGCGAGAATCTCGTCGTGACCGTCGACAACACCGGCTCCGAGACGCTGTCGGTCGAAGCAACCGACCTGCTGGTCGACAACGACTATCAGGCGGGCTATGACACGACCGTTGACACCGACCCCTCGACGGATATCTGGGCGTCACAGGAGCGGTTAGAGATTACCGTCACCTCACTCAGTAGTCAACCCGACCGGGTGAAAGTCGTCACCGAGAACGGCATCGCCGAAACGATGGTGGTGAGCTAA
- a CDS encoding NAD(P)H-binding protein, with amino-acid sequence MRVLVMGATGFIGQRLVHTLAEAGHEVVAFSRSASEESFPDGVEPFEGDLGEPDSLDGFCDDIDVAYYLIHSLTSENFAELDRRYARRFADSASAAGVDRVVYLSGISGDEENLSPHLASRREVESVLAEGSFDLTVLRAAVIIGPESASFRIVDDLTDRLPLMLVPKWVRTPCQPIGVDDAISYLVELLGADETRGETYDIGGPSVWSYESLLKLTAAEKGKRVFIIAVPVMTPGLSSHWLRFTTDVQYAIARPLAESMRNPVTVDPEMDLQDVVPIDQTPIKDAVRRSLMAS; translated from the coding sequence ATGCGTGTGCTCGTTATGGGTGCGACCGGATTCATCGGACAGCGACTGGTTCATACCCTGGCCGAAGCGGGCCACGAGGTGGTGGCGTTCTCCCGGAGCGCGAGCGAGGAATCCTTTCCCGACGGCGTCGAGCCGTTCGAGGGCGATCTCGGCGAGCCGGACTCTCTCGATGGCTTCTGTGACGATATCGACGTTGCGTACTACCTCATCCACTCGCTCACGTCCGAGAACTTCGCCGAGCTAGACCGGCGCTACGCCCGTCGGTTCGCTGACTCGGCGTCGGCTGCGGGGGTCGACAGGGTCGTCTATCTCAGCGGTATCAGCGGTGACGAGGAGAATCTCTCACCCCATCTGGCGTCGCGGCGCGAAGTCGAATCGGTGCTCGCAGAAGGGTCGTTCGATCTGACAGTGCTTCGGGCGGCGGTCATCATCGGCCCGGAAAGTGCGAGCTTCCGAATCGTCGACGACCTGACCGACCGCCTGCCGCTGATGCTCGTCCCCAAGTGGGTCCGAACGCCGTGTCAGCCCATCGGCGTCGACGACGCAATCAGCTACCTCGTGGAGCTACTCGGTGCCGACGAGACCCGCGGCGAGACCTACGACATCGGCGGGCCGTCGGTGTGGTCCTACGAGTCGCTGCTGAAACTCACCGCCGCGGAGAAGGGCAAGCGGGTGTTTATCATTGCCGTGCCGGTGATGACGCCGGGCCTGTCCTCGCACTGGCTTCGCTTCACGACAGACGTACAGTACGCCATCGCGCGGCCGCTGGCCGAGAGTATGCGGAACCCGGTTACGGTTGACCCGGAGATGGACCTGCAGGACGTCGTGCCGATTGACCAGACGCCGATCAAGGACGCCGTTCGGCGGTCGCTGATGGCATCGTAG
- a CDS encoding CARDB domain-containing protein: MASVSVSHLILFIASMAIAASVAGVFTSSIGELSNAVSEQGLDVSSDVRTDVEIISDSGSNTIYDNGANTITIHVKNTGSETLAPVPGQIDVFVDGAFTSDYTVTLEPDGGNSWRPGEVVRIDINGNLDGGDHRLKLIVNGDEEVFEFNT; this comes from the coding sequence ATGGCGAGCGTTTCCGTCTCTCACCTGATCCTGTTCATCGCGTCGATGGCTATCGCCGCGAGCGTGGCCGGCGTCTTTACGAGCAGTATCGGCGAGCTGAGCAACGCTGTCTCGGAACAGGGGCTGGACGTGAGTAGCGACGTTCGGACCGACGTCGAAATCATCTCCGACAGCGGCAGCAACACCATCTATGATAACGGCGCGAACACAATCACGATTCACGTCAAAAACACCGGCTCAGAGACGTTAGCGCCAGTCCCCGGGCAGATAGATGTGTTCGTCGATGGGGCCTTCACCAGTGACTACACGGTGACGCTGGAGCCGGACGGCGGTAACAGCTGGCGGCCCGGTGAAGTCGTTCGCATCGACATCAACGGCAACCTTGACGGTGGCGACCACCGCCTCAAGCTGATTGTCAACGGCGACGAGGAGGTGTTCGAGTTCAACACATGA
- a CDS encoding NAD-dependent epimerase/dehydratase family protein, protein MPESVAVTGGNGRVGQHVLEHLTAAGYRTVNLSRGKREEDHSDAYVRTDLLDAGEVYGALAKSGPDAVVHLGMIPTPDHTPGYRTYESNVMSSYHVLEAAGELGVDTVALASSFSAIGGGFESDPITVDYLPIDEDHRLTPSNPYAMGKQALEITADGFARRSADAPDTITSLRLPWVVDDDLARETFVEADRTLTGSRASPHFHTQRNTLYAYVHTTDAVRLVERAVAASFDGHERVWVSAPDTSAETPSAELAAELYPDADYRGPTADDENPYATLIDTTKAERLLDWEPTWSWRQLA, encoded by the coding sequence ATGCCCGAATCGGTCGCCGTTACTGGTGGCAACGGCCGCGTCGGCCAGCACGTCCTCGAACACCTGACTGCAGCGGGGTATCGAACGGTCAACCTCTCCCGTGGGAAACGGGAGGAAGACCATTCGGACGCATACGTCAGGACTGACCTGCTCGATGCGGGCGAGGTCTACGGCGCACTCGCAAAATCCGGCCCCGACGCGGTCGTCCATCTCGGGATGATTCCCACGCCCGACCACACGCCGGGGTACCGGACCTACGAGAGCAACGTCATGTCCAGCTATCATGTGCTGGAGGCGGCCGGCGAACTGGGTGTCGATACGGTTGCCCTGGCGTCGAGTTTCAGCGCTATCGGCGGCGGGTTCGAATCAGACCCCATCACAGTCGACTACCTTCCGATCGACGAGGACCACCGCCTCACGCCGTCGAACCCGTATGCAATGGGGAAACAGGCACTGGAGATCACCGCCGACGGGTTCGCTCGCCGGAGTGCGGACGCCCCGGACACTATCACGTCGCTTCGGCTTCCGTGGGTCGTCGACGACGACCTGGCCAGGGAGACGTTCGTCGAGGCAGACCGGACACTCACCGGGTCTCGGGCGTCACCGCACTTCCACACCCAGCGGAACACGCTGTACGCGTACGTCCACACCACCGACGCCGTTCGGCTCGTTGAGCGGGCCGTCGCGGCGTCGTTCGACGGCCACGAACGCGTCTGGGTCTCGGCACCAGATACGAGCGCCGAGACGCCGAGCGCCGAACTCGCGGCGGAACTGTACCCTGATGCTGACTACCGGGGGCCGACAGCCGACGACGAGAACCCGTATGCGACGCTCATCGACACGACGAAAGCCGAGCGGCTGCTCGACTGGGAGCCGACTTGGAGCTGGCGACAACTGGCGTGA
- a CDS encoding aminopeptidase: MDDRIREHARILVDWSARIDAGDDVVVAVEDGAHDLAVAVAEQLGDRGANLLSTYQSDELTRAYLGAHNGSFTENPEYELALYERADSVLFLKGSRNTTETADVDSDQRQAYSTARQAIREARLDTDWVSTQHPTRAMAQQAGMAYADYKDFVYDATLRDWEALAEEQAQLKDILDDGKEVRIVADGTDITLYIDGRIAVNSAASVAYDSHNLPSGEVFTAPYDTAGVVTFDVPMTIQGRRVKNVELTFKDGVVVDWAAEQGEGVIGEIIGTDGGSRQLGELGIGMNRGVDRVTDNILFDEKMGGTVHLALGRAYDACLPEGKSGNDSAVHEDLITTMGEGSRLEVDGETIQKDGLFRWEDGFEG, from the coding sequence ATGGACGACCGCATACGCGAACACGCCAGGATTCTCGTCGACTGGAGCGCTCGCATCGACGCGGGCGACGACGTGGTCGTGGCTGTCGAGGACGGTGCACACGATCTCGCAGTCGCCGTGGCCGAGCAGCTTGGCGACCGCGGCGCGAACCTCCTGTCGACGTACCAGTCGGACGAACTCACGCGGGCCTATCTGGGGGCCCACAACGGGTCATTCACCGAGAACCCCGAGTACGAACTGGCGCTGTACGAACGGGCCGACAGCGTGCTGTTCCTGAAAGGGTCGCGGAACACTACCGAGACGGCCGACGTGGACAGCGACCAGCGACAGGCGTACTCGACGGCGCGACAGGCAATCAGGGAGGCCCGTCTGGACACCGACTGGGTGTCGACCCAGCACCCGACGCGGGCGATGGCCCAGCAGGCCGGGATGGCCTACGCTGACTACAAAGACTTCGTCTACGACGCAACGCTCCGGGACTGGGAGGCGCTGGCGGAGGAGCAGGCCCAACTGAAGGATATCCTCGACGACGGCAAAGAGGTCCGAATCGTGGCCGACGGGACGGACATCACGCTGTACATCGACGGCCGTATCGCCGTCAACTCCGCCGCCAGCGTGGCCTACGACTCGCACAACCTCCCCTCCGGCGAGGTGTTCACCGCGCCCTACGACACCGCCGGCGTCGTCACCTTCGACGTGCCGATGACGATACAGGGCCGCCGGGTGAAAAACGTCGAGCTGACGTTCAAGGACGGAGTTGTCGTCGACTGGGCGGCCGAACAGGGCGAGGGTGTCATCGGCGAAATCATCGGGACCGACGGCGGTTCCCGCCAACTGGGCGAACTCGGCATCGGGATGAACCGCGGCGTCGACCGCGTCACCGACAACATCCTCTTCGACGAGAAGATGGGAGGGACAGTCCACCTCGCGCTCGGGCGCGCGTACGACGCCTGCCTGCCGGAGGGCAAATCCGGCAACGACAGCGCCGTCCACGAGGACCTCATCACGACGATGGGCGAGGGGTCGCGGCTCGAAGTCGACGGCGAGACGATTCAGAAAGACGGCCTGTTCCGCTGGGAAGACGGCTTCGAAGGGTAG